In Terriglobia bacterium, one genomic interval encodes:
- a CDS encoding ABC transporter ATP-binding protein encodes MAGNEYVIKLDSVSRVYRQGDQAVHALDHVSLRIRPGEMVVVAGPSGSGKTTLLNVAGGLDRPTEGKVWLEEHDLTSMSRRALAQLRLHAIGFVFQAYNLIPVLSAEENAEFILLLRGVPAAARRAKVRAALEAVGLQGLEHRRPHQLSGGQQQRVAVARAIVAEPALVLADEPTANLDSVAATALLDLMVILNREQGTTFLFSTHDPRVMQRARRVIKMMDGRIASDETIPKGDQA; translated from the coding sequence ATGGCAGGCAACGAGTATGTCATCAAACTGGATAGCGTGTCCCGCGTGTACCGCCAGGGCGACCAGGCGGTCCACGCGCTCGATCATGTCAGCCTGCGCATCCGGCCGGGTGAAATGGTAGTTGTAGCCGGACCCTCCGGATCGGGCAAAACCACGCTGCTAAACGTTGCCGGCGGGCTGGATCGGCCTACGGAAGGGAAGGTGTGGCTCGAAGAGCACGACTTGACTTCCATGAGCAGGCGGGCATTGGCGCAACTCCGCCTGCACGCGATCGGTTTCGTGTTTCAGGCCTACAACCTGATCCCCGTGCTGAGCGCGGAGGAAAACGCGGAATTCATCCTCTTGCTCCGCGGCGTGCCGGCAGCGGCGCGGCGGGCAAAGGTGCGGGCGGCGCTGGAAGCCGTCGGCCTGCAAGGGCTGGAGCACCGGCGCCCGCACCAGCTTTCCGGCGGCCAGCAGCAGCGCGTAGCCGTTGCCCGCGCCATCGTCGCCGAACCGGCCCTGGTCCTGGCCGACGAACCAACGGCCAATCTCGACAGCGTGGCTGCCACTGCCTTACTGGACCTGATGGTGATCTTGAACCGGGAACAGGGGACGACGTTCCTCTTTTCGACGCATGATCCGCGGGTCATGCAGCGGGCGCGCCGCGTGATCAAGATGATGGACGGCCGCATCGCGAGCGATGAGACCATTCCGAAGGGTGACCAGGCATAA
- a CDS encoding metal-dependent hydrolase, whose translation MDNVTHTLIGLSLARAGLGKKTALAVPALLIGANLPDAEILWQLGRGSYLDVHRGVSHTPVGIIGLSLCLAGALWLYYRFRSPGAVRAPALMPLWGLSLAGMMTHPAFDFLNDYGIRPLLPFSSARVYGDLLTILDLWIWLILGCALAPLARSNRGRAAWMVLGLLGLLIVILGWSPVTALLWIAGVAICLGIARMLLDHGFLPARAALLALALYLGALAAARQVVVVEAHSVGPELVTGPLERIDVIPGRPQSPLRWTVILQAPDRYYISDSGLGDWHRQPPRLEMVLKNLEDPYFRNSLADPKMADLARFARFPVVTVESAPKGMAVLLRDLRYSRNREGGFGTVRVVVPSLPSRQKSAR comes from the coding sequence GTGGACAATGTAACGCACACGCTGATCGGCCTGTCGCTTGCAAGGGCAGGATTGGGGAAAAAGACGGCGCTTGCCGTGCCCGCGCTTCTGATCGGCGCGAACCTTCCGGATGCCGAAATCCTGTGGCAGCTGGGCAGGGGCAGTTACCTCGATGTGCACCGCGGGGTATCCCACACTCCGGTTGGGATCATCGGCCTGTCGCTCTGCCTGGCGGGCGCGCTCTGGCTCTATTATCGGTTCAGGAGCCCCGGAGCAGTCCGTGCGCCGGCTCTCATGCCGCTCTGGGGGCTTTCCCTGGCCGGCATGATGACGCACCCGGCCTTCGATTTCCTGAACGACTACGGAATCCGGCCGCTGCTGCCGTTCAGCTCCGCGAGAGTATACGGGGATCTGCTCACGATTCTTGATCTCTGGATCTGGCTGATCCTGGGTTGCGCTCTCGCTCCGCTGGCACGCTCGAATCGCGGCCGCGCCGCCTGGATGGTCCTGGGCCTGCTTGGTCTGCTGATCGTGATCCTGGGCTGGTCGCCGGTTACAGCTCTCCTGTGGATAGCGGGAGTCGCCATCTGCCTGGGCATCGCTCGCATGCTGCTCGATCATGGCTTCCTTCCGGCGCGTGCGGCTCTGCTGGCCCTGGCCCTCTACCTTGGCGCCCTGGCCGCCGCACGCCAAGTTGTTGTCGTCGAGGCTCACTCCGTGGGTCCCGAACTCGTTACCGGGCCGCTGGAACGGATCGATGTCATTCCGGGACGCCCGCAATCCCCGCTGCGCTGGACAGTCATCTTGCAGGCGCCGGACCGGTACTACATTTCGGATTCCGGCCTGGGGGACTGGCACCGGCAGCCGCCGCGGCTTGAGATGGTGCTGAAGAACCTCGAAGATCCTTACTTCCGGAATTCCCTGGCGGATCCCAAAATGGCCGATCTCGCCCGCTTTGCCCGTTTTCCCGTTGTTACCGTCGAGTCAGCGCCGAAAGGGATGGCCGTATTACTCCGCGACCTGCGCTATAGCCGTAATCGCGAAGGGGGCTTCGGCACAGTCCGGGTTGTGGTGCCCTCTTTGCCCTCGCGCCAGAAATCTGCCAGGTGA
- a CDS encoding diguanylate cyclase → MNHSVFGRWPVERKIGAGFVLAFVVLLVVGVVSYRTVSDLVGTGNWVTQTRHVMEHLSNLRSQLDEIEIGESAYIITPEESYLHPYDQGIAAAHETIKELYLLMADPGQRRGLDELGPLINERIALAQRVVESRPDKGFGIAVELMQAGRSKQLTDEIRRRLAGLADREQWLLDERQRVAEAHVRRTYYTLLTGSALCGLILLTAGVIIFRDMDQVRKTEQALQRSNGELLHSVNELERRAQEIGRLSDLGDLLHSCETAEEAFKVIAQCVPHILPSVSGALGVISNSRNIVEIAAVWGEPRLNEQVFPPADCWALRRGRLNHVQDAASALRCRHAGDMTGPYVCLPLMAQGEALGLIHLQRNSGSGDGEAAWMSEAGQKLAGTVADQISLAVANLRLRDALRQQSVRDPLTGLFNRRYMEESVELELRRAMRSSRSMGILMLDLDNFKRFNDSFGHDAGDMMLREFSSVLKAGIRSCDIACRYGGEEFALILPEATLEVSRQRAEQLRECARHLNVQHRLQSLGNITVSIGVAAFPEHGNRLDTLLQAADEALYRAKREGRDRVMTAPVGS, encoded by the coding sequence TTGAACCATAGTGTTTTTGGCCGCTGGCCGGTTGAAAGAAAGATCGGCGCGGGATTCGTTCTGGCCTTCGTGGTTCTGCTGGTCGTCGGGGTAGTGTCCTACCGCACGGTCTCCGATCTCGTTGGTACCGGAAACTGGGTGACGCAAACCCGCCATGTGATGGAACACCTGTCCAATCTCCGCTCCCAGCTGGATGAGATTGAGATCGGGGAGAGCGCATACATTATCACACCGGAGGAATCGTACCTTCACCCATACGATCAGGGGATCGCCGCAGCCCACGAGACCATCAAGGAACTTTATCTGCTGATGGCTGATCCCGGCCAGCGGCGCGGCCTCGATGAACTGGGCCCACTCATTAATGAGCGTATTGCCCTGGCTCAAAGAGTGGTCGAATCAAGACCGGATAAGGGGTTCGGGATCGCGGTCGAGCTGATGCAGGCTGGCCGCAGTAAACAGTTGACCGATGAGATTCGCCGGCGCCTCGCCGGCCTGGCGGACAGAGAGCAATGGCTTCTCGATGAACGCCAGCGTGTGGCTGAGGCGCATGTCCGGCGGACCTATTACACTCTTCTCACTGGAAGTGCGCTCTGCGGGCTCATACTGCTAACTGCCGGTGTAATCATTTTCAGGGATATGGACCAGGTAAGAAAGACCGAGCAGGCATTGCAGCGCTCGAATGGCGAGCTCCTGCACTCCGTCAATGAGTTGGAACGCCGTGCCCAGGAAATCGGCCGGTTGAGTGACTTGGGCGATCTTTTGCATTCCTGCGAGACCGCAGAAGAAGCGTTCAAGGTGATCGCCCAATGCGTTCCTCATATTCTTCCGTCCGTTTCGGGAGCGTTGGGCGTCATCAGCAATTCGCGCAACATTGTGGAGATAGCAGCCGTGTGGGGAGAGCCCCGGTTAAATGAGCAGGTTTTCCCGCCGGCAGACTGCTGGGCCCTGCGCCGAGGGCGGTTGAACCACGTTCAGGACGCTGCCTCGGCATTGCGTTGCCGCCACGCCGGAGATATGACGGGCCCGTATGTCTGCCTGCCTCTGATGGCCCAGGGTGAGGCCCTCGGGCTCATTCATCTTCAGAGAAACAGCGGCAGCGGCGATGGGGAGGCCGCCTGGATGTCCGAAGCGGGGCAAAAGCTGGCCGGCACTGTCGCCGATCAGATCTCTCTCGCCGTGGCCAACCTGAGGCTGCGCGACGCCCTCCGCCAGCAATCGGTGCGTGATCCTCTCACGGGTCTTTTCAACCGTCGCTACATGGAGGAATCTGTAGAGCTGGAACTGCGCCGTGCGATGCGCAGTTCCCGATCCATGGGTATCCTCATGCTCGACCTCGATAACTTTAAGCGCTTCAATGACAGCTTTGGCCACGATGCCGGGGACATGATGTTGAGAGAATTCAGCAGCGTGCTTAAAGCGGGCATCCGCTCCTGCGATATTGCCTGTCGATATGGCGGCGAGGAATTTGCCCTGATTCTCCCTGAAGCGACGCTGGAAGTGTCCAGGCAGCGCGCGGAACAATTGCGGGAGTGCGCCCGCCACCTGAACGTGCAACACCGGCTGCAGAGCCTCGGCAACATAACTGTCTCTATAGGCGTGGCAGCTTTCCCCGAGCACGGAAACAGGCTGGATACGCTGCTGCAGGCCGCGGATGAGGCGCTCTATCGCGCCAAACGCGAAGGACGCGACCGGGTCATGACCGCTCCCGTCGGCTCCTGA
- a CDS encoding class I SAM-dependent methyltransferase, with protein MVEAGPATVSDLAARTHLNERYMREWLALMATAGYVLYDAANSRYRLPREYATVLCDENSPLFMGGFVELLACVFPTNKVMEGIRGGKGPLSEDYPPELWEGVERSTAPGYRNFLTEIYIPAMPDIAARLRASGAALDVGCGGGLASLESAIAYPKAEVFGLDVFAPSIERARKNAASAGLGDRIHFDTYDGITLPAERFDLITLCYTVHHLTDPVKTLGSIGNALRKGGSLMIMEANVPETIAASVGNTYAKWVSNFNLEFGL; from the coding sequence ATGGTTGAGGCCGGGCCGGCAACCGTGTCCGATCTCGCTGCCAGAACCCACCTCAACGAACGTTACATGCGGGAATGGCTCGCCCTCATGGCGACAGCCGGATATGTCCTCTATGACGCGGCAAATTCCCGGTATCGTTTGCCCCGCGAGTATGCCACGGTTCTGTGCGACGAAAACTCGCCCCTGTTCATGGGCGGATTTGTCGAACTGCTGGCCTGCGTCTTCCCGACGAACAAAGTGATGGAAGGAATCCGCGGCGGCAAAGGCCCGCTCTCGGAGGATTACCCGCCCGAACTTTGGGAAGGAGTCGAGAGGTCCACGGCGCCCGGTTACCGCAATTTCCTGACCGAGATCTATATTCCGGCAATGCCCGACATTGCGGCGCGCCTGCGCGCCAGCGGGGCCGCTCTCGATGTCGGATGCGGCGGCGGCCTTGCATCGCTGGAGAGCGCAATAGCCTATCCGAAAGCTGAGGTCTTCGGCCTGGACGTGTTTGCACCCTCGATTGAAAGGGCCAGGAAAAACGCCGCATCGGCCGGCCTAGGCGACCGCATCCATTTCGATACCTATGACGGCATCACGCTGCCCGCGGAACGCTTCGACCTGATCACGCTTTGCTACACGGTTCACCACCTGACGGATCCGGTCAAGACCCTGGGCTCGATCGGCAATGCGCTGAGAAAAGGGGGATCGCTTATGATCATGGAGGCCAATGTGCCGGAAACGATCGCAGCGAGCGTCGGCAATACCTATGCAAAATGGGTTTCGAATTTCAATCTCGAATTTGGTCTTTGA
- a CDS encoding DNA alkylation repair protein, whose protein sequence is MIAPMPTRLEEIRAALRHYADSRKARDLQWFFKTGPGGYGEGDVFLGVSVPAVRKVARLYRDLVLEDAVELLSSPLHEERQLALFILTGWYERGDESLRRIIYRFYLRNAKHINNWDLVDCSAPHIVGRHLYRRSRAPLYRFAESRSVWKRRIAIMSTFYFVRQGDFIDTLALTDRLIHDPEDLIHKAAGWMIREIGNRDQQAAEAFLKERCRTMPRTMLRYATEKFPEETRLRYLRGEA, encoded by the coding sequence ATGATTGCCCCTATGCCGACACGTCTTGAGGAAATTCGTGCCGCACTCAGGCATTACGCGGACTCCCGGAAGGCGCGCGATCTCCAGTGGTTTTTCAAGACCGGGCCGGGCGGCTACGGGGAAGGGGACGTGTTTCTCGGCGTGAGCGTGCCGGCGGTGCGCAAGGTCGCGAGACTATACCGCGATTTGGTCCTCGAGGATGCCGTTGAGCTATTGTCTTCTCCCCTGCATGAAGAGCGCCAGCTAGCGCTCTTTATTCTGACCGGCTGGTACGAAAGAGGCGACGAAAGCCTTCGGCGGATCATCTACAGGTTCTATCTCCGGAACGCGAAACACATCAACAACTGGGACCTGGTGGATTGCTCTGCGCCGCACATCGTCGGGCGCCACCTTTACCGCCGGAGTCGCGCGCCGCTCTACCGCTTTGCGGAATCACGCTCGGTCTGGAAACGGCGCATCGCCATCATGTCCACCTTCTATTTCGTGCGGCAAGGGGACTTCATCGATACGTTGGCCCTCACCGACCGCCTCATTCACGACCCGGAGGATCTTATTCACAAAGCCGCCGGATGGATGATCCGCGAAATCGGCAATCGCGACCAGCAAGCCGCAGAGGCCTTCCTGAAAGAGCGTTGCCGAACGATGCCACGCACGATGCTGCGCTACGCGACCGAAAAGTTCCCGGAGGAAACGAGACTCCGATATCTCCGGGGAGAGGCCTGA
- a CDS encoding peptidylprolyl isomerase — MKTFGILSFAAVLFLSIPLGAQTPAPTQPVLVIFETELGKITMEVDVVHAPITGENFLKYVDGKFYDGGIINRAVRLDNTTRHDVEIQVIQIQINPERNREQFPPIPLERTNVTGLKHVNGVLSMARNGPDTARASFSILIGDQPEMDFGGMRNSDGQGFAVFGRVVGGMDVVKKVQAAHTLPTGRRGAYGTETLDPPIQILKAYRK, encoded by the coding sequence ATGAAAACTTTCGGAATTCTATCCTTCGCGGCCGTGTTGTTTCTCTCCATCCCGCTCGGGGCCCAGACGCCGGCGCCCACGCAGCCCGTGCTGGTGATCTTCGAGACCGAGCTCGGCAAGATCACGATGGAAGTGGATGTGGTCCATGCGCCAATCACCGGAGAGAACTTCCTGAAGTATGTCGACGGGAAGTTCTATGACGGCGGGATCATCAACCGCGCCGTGCGGCTGGACAACACGACGCGGCACGATGTCGAGATCCAGGTCATCCAGATCCAGATCAACCCGGAGCGCAACCGTGAGCAATTCCCGCCGATCCCGCTGGAGCGTACGAACGTGACCGGGTTGAAGCATGTGAACGGCGTGCTGTCGATGGCTCGCAACGGGCCGGACACCGCGAGGGCCTCATTTTCGATTCTGATCGGTGATCAGCCCGAGATGGATTTCGGCGGCATGCGCAACTCGGATGGCCAAGGTTTTGCCGTCTTCGGCCGTGTCGTGGGAGGCATGGACGTCGTCAAAAAGGTTCAAGCCGCGCACACGTTGCCGACCGGTCGGCGCGGCGCGTACGGCACCGAAACGCTCGACCCGCCCATCCAGATCCTCAAGGCGTACCGGAAGTAG
- a CDS encoding serine acetyltransferase, protein MSEVGVSRVEMASIVDELSGYPGRFAMLEKRPPCVQPLPSRKAAAEILEELRAILFPGYFGSPEAGADNVRFHVGATLDLVARDLEEQVRRALCFNCSAPEEIPGCSQRAADLTQQFLQRLPELQQTLLEDVKAAYQGDPACTTPDEAILAYPGLYALTFCRIAHALWELDVPLLPRMITEIAHSTTGIDIHPGARIGKRFFIDHGTGVVIGETCVIGNRVTLYQGVTLGAKSFPLDENGHPIKGVPRHPIIEDDVIIYSGATILGRVTIGRESVIGGNVWLTRGVPPGSRVTQGSAHYDAFHFGAGI, encoded by the coding sequence ATGTCTGAGGTTGGAGTGAGCCGTGTGGAGATGGCGTCAATCGTCGATGAGCTGAGCGGCTATCCGGGCCGCTTTGCCATGCTCGAGAAGCGTCCGCCCTGTGTCCAGCCGCTGCCTTCCCGAAAGGCCGCGGCCGAGATCCTGGAAGAGCTCCGGGCGATATTGTTCCCCGGATACTTCGGCAGCCCGGAAGCCGGCGCCGACAATGTCCGTTTCCACGTTGGCGCAACGCTGGACCTCGTCGCCCGGGACCTGGAGGAGCAAGTCCGGCGCGCACTTTGCTTTAACTGTTCGGCGCCGGAAGAAATTCCAGGCTGCAGCCAGCGCGCCGCGGACCTGACCCAGCAGTTCCTGCAGCGATTGCCGGAGCTTCAGCAGACCCTCCTGGAAGATGTCAAGGCGGCGTATCAGGGCGATCCGGCCTGCACCACGCCGGATGAAGCGATTCTTGCTTACCCTGGGCTCTATGCGCTCACCTTCTGTCGCATCGCTCATGCACTCTGGGAACTCGACGTCCCGCTGCTGCCGCGGATGATCACCGAAATCGCTCACAGCACCACGGGTATCGACATCCACCCCGGTGCCCGGATCGGAAAGCGATTCTTCATTGATCACGGCACCGGTGTGGTGATTGGCGAAACCTGCGTCATCGGCAACCGCGTTACGCTCTACCAGGGTGTCACCCTGGGTGCTAAGAGCTTTCCCCTGGATGAAAACGGCCATCCCATCAAGGGGGTGCCCCGCCATCCGATCATCGAGGACGATGTCATTATCTACTCGGGGGCAACCATTCTCGGCCGTGTCACCATCGGGCGGGAGTCCGTGATCGGCGGCAACGTCTGGCTCACCCGCGGAGTCCCTCCCGGCAGCCGGGTGACGCAGGGGAGTGCCCACTATGACGCCTTCCACTTTGGCGCCGGCATCTGA
- the cysK gene encoding cysteine synthase A, with amino-acid sequence MAKIANSIVDLIGGTPLVRLNSLSKGCVAEVLLKLEFSNPGGSVKDRIGLSMVQAAEERGMIKDGTVLVEPTSGNTGIALALVCAAKHYPLILTMPETMSLERRKLLKVFGAKLILTPGSEGMKGAIRKAEQIVEEHPNYLMLQQFNNPANPAVHRRTTAEEIWADTDGQVDILISGVGTGGTITGVAEVIKPRKPGFKAIAVEPKDSPVLSGGKPGSHKIQGLGAGFIPKVLRSELIDEVIQVGHVEAGEMARRAAREEGVAVGISSGAALVAALQVAMRPENKGKKVVVIIPSNAERYLSTWLFEDLDSEGAHV; translated from the coding sequence ATGGCCAAAATTGCCAACAGTATCGTCGACCTCATCGGAGGGACACCGCTCGTGCGCCTCAATTCGCTCTCGAAGGGCTGCGTCGCTGAGGTATTGCTCAAGCTCGAGTTTTCCAACCCGGGAGGCAGCGTCAAGGATCGCATAGGTCTGAGCATGGTCCAGGCTGCAGAAGAACGGGGGATGATCAAGGATGGCACGGTCCTGGTTGAGCCGACGAGTGGAAACACCGGCATCGCCCTGGCGCTCGTTTGCGCCGCCAAACACTACCCGCTGATTCTGACGATGCCCGAGACGATGAGCCTGGAGCGCCGCAAGCTGCTCAAGGTGTTTGGCGCCAAGCTTATCCTGACCCCGGGCTCAGAAGGGATGAAGGGGGCCATCCGCAAGGCGGAGCAAATAGTGGAGGAGCACCCTAATTATTTGATGCTTCAGCAGTTCAATAATCCCGCCAATCCGGCTGTGCATCGCCGGACGACTGCCGAGGAGATCTGGGCCGACACCGACGGCCAGGTGGACATCCTGATCTCCGGCGTGGGCACTGGTGGGACCATCACCGGCGTGGCCGAAGTGATCAAGCCGCGCAAGCCTGGTTTCAAGGCGATTGCGGTCGAACCAAAGGACTCTCCCGTGTTGTCTGGGGGCAAACCGGGTTCCCACAAGATTCAGGGTCTCGGCGCAGGATTCATTCCTAAGGTGTTGCGCTCCGAGTTGATCGATGAGGTCATCCAGGTCGGTCATGTCGAGGCCGGAGAGATGGCGAGGCGTGCGGCGCGGGAAGAAGGCGTGGCGGTCGGCATCTCGTCGGGCGCAGCCCTGGTGGCGGCGCTGCAGGTCGCTATGCGGCCGGAAAACAAGGGGAAAAAAGTCGTTGTGATCATCCCCTCAAACGCCGAGCGCTACCTGAGCACCTGGCTTTTTGAGGATCTGGATTCGGAGGGCGCCCATGTCTGA
- a CDS encoding DUF4824 family protein produces MKRPCLILGIAAILATNAIALIGVSRNRAGGPVQTIELTERELPLQSMGQDNSGVGLRLEWIRQPAQAGEVFSRAELEEIGFDFHIPAGTPGRDLSLLPRVAYVALEYEGKAWEQWLQQAEEEKKRRQSAAQRTPGNPSEERDPRNVSHLVPVGAAKSLTALRSRYPDQSRYLIVQAVLRASLEDVKDPASGSITSHNCVGFVSQILPSDINVPLPQARLISPLKPQMGQEPRYTVTLQYGRNLEPWVASVRLRDNPATK; encoded by the coding sequence ATGAAGAGACCCTGCCTGATCCTGGGGATCGCGGCCATTCTTGCCACCAACGCCATCGCGTTGATCGGTGTCTCGAGGAATCGAGCGGGCGGACCCGTGCAGACGATCGAGCTCACCGAACGCGAATTGCCGTTGCAGAGCATGGGCCAGGACAACTCTGGCGTCGGCCTGAGACTTGAGTGGATCCGGCAGCCGGCACAGGCGGGTGAGGTTTTCAGTCGTGCCGAGCTGGAGGAAATCGGCTTCGATTTCCATATCCCCGCGGGAACGCCGGGCAGAGATCTCTCCCTGCTGCCCCGCGTGGCCTATGTAGCCCTGGAGTATGAGGGAAAGGCTTGGGAGCAATGGCTGCAGCAGGCGGAGGAGGAGAAAAAACGAAGGCAATCCGCCGCTCAACGCACACCCGGCAACCCGAGCGAAGAAAGAGATCCCCGCAACGTGTCGCACCTTGTCCCCGTGGGTGCGGCAAAAAGTCTGACGGCGCTCCGCAGCCGATATCCCGACCAGAGCAGGTACCTCATCGTGCAAGCTGTTTTGAGGGCAAGTCTGGAAGATGTGAAGGATCCGGCTTCCGGATCGATAACATCTCACAACTGCGTTGGATTTGTTTCCCAGATCCTCCCTTCCGACATCAATGTCCCCCTGCCCCAAGCCAGGCTCATCTCCCCACTGAAGCCGCAAATGGGTCAGGAGCCGCGCTACACCGTCACCCTGCAATACGGCCGCAACCTGGAGCCTTGGGTGGCATCCGTCAGGCTGCGAGACAACCCGGCAACAAAATAG
- a CDS encoding DUF2157 domain-containing protein, with translation MAETSGKKEAQQRVDRIHSFRRELEQLTREGVLGLTDEQRARLDTHLDKTLAELAGRFDVDVSESQKQISLAMRIASALGGLALCAAVFLFFYRYWGLLSTPVQVALLVSIPILGLIAMEFVSRRERTLYYTSLLALVVFASFVLNLNVLGYIFNLAPSQNAFLAWGVFALVLAYGYSLRLELAAGLVLLVIFVAAQIMSLSGGSFDAVMDRPETFLPGGMALLAIPLIHRHSKHPGFATVYRLFGLLFLFLALLMLGNLGHLTYLPFPKKAVEGIYQVTGFGAVIAAIWIGVQRRMMEAVNLGSAFFAIYLFLRLFNWWWDWMPKYLFFLIIGIIALVLLAVFRKIRTGTGKMETA, from the coding sequence ATGGCCGAGACTTCGGGAAAGAAGGAAGCCCAGCAACGCGTGGACCGCATCCACTCCTTCCGGCGCGAGCTGGAGCAGCTGACCCGCGAAGGAGTCCTGGGTCTCACCGACGAGCAGCGGGCGCGGCTCGATACCCACCTCGACAAGACGCTGGCCGAGCTGGCCGGGCGTTTCGACGTCGACGTCAGCGAATCCCAGAAGCAGATTTCACTCGCCATGCGCATCGCATCGGCTCTCGGCGGGCTGGCTTTGTGCGCGGCGGTGTTTCTGTTTTTCTATCGCTATTGGGGACTGCTGAGCACGCCGGTTCAGGTCGCGCTTCTCGTCTCGATTCCCATCCTCGGGTTGATCGCCATGGAGTTCGTCTCCCGAAGAGAAAGAACTCTCTATTACACATCGCTCCTGGCGCTCGTGGTATTTGCATCATTTGTATTGAACCTGAACGTGCTCGGTTACATTTTCAACCTGGCACCGTCGCAGAACGCCTTCCTTGCCTGGGGAGTGTTTGCACTGGTGCTGGCTTACGGCTACTCCCTGCGGCTGGAGTTGGCTGCCGGACTGGTCTTGCTCGTCATTTTTGTCGCGGCGCAGATTATGTCGCTGAGCGGCGGATCCTTTGATGCGGTCATGGACCGCCCGGAGACTTTCCTGCCGGGCGGCATGGCATTGCTGGCAATCCCCCTGATTCATCGCCACAGCAAGCATCCCGGCTTCGCCACCGTCTACCGACTGTTCGGACTTCTCTTCCTCTTCCTGGCGCTGCTCATGCTGGGTAACCTGGGCCACCTGACTTATCTCCCGTTCCCGAAGAAAGCCGTGGAAGGCATCTATCAAGTAACAGGTTTTGGCGCCGTCATCGCTGCCATCTGGATCGGCGTCCAGCGCCGCATGATGGAAGCGGTAAACCTCGGATCCGCATTCTTCGCAATTTATCTGTTCCTCCGCCTGTTCAATTGGTGGTGGGACTGGATGCCCAAGTACCTTTTCTTCCTCATCATCGGGATCATCGCGCTGGTACTTCTGGCGGTGTTCCGCAAGATCAGAACCGGAACCGGAAAAATGGAGACGGCATGA